One part of the Eriocheir sinensis breed Jianghai 21 chromosome 6, ASM2467909v1, whole genome shotgun sequence genome encodes these proteins:
- the LOC126990662 gene encoding uncharacterized protein LOC126990662, translated as MESDYDPFLRTLPRGSDPEGLVTWCTDADHGRCKAYLAKVISVDENDSEASDEEKEAESRLQSAPPLYITENVVHGARPFEAQTFVSFARPTHEACLGGAVAGDKVFEGFADDGTTYYFDDAVITESCFDCEAEGEANSDLPATEAYESPILWVPAAEGPCDPAAGDARGGDDLRGEVCCGGGPAPLTAALDTIDGAIISEIFPSGKNPDEDIHAEVKVETLISFSEPDRGPDVPPPAWGGGAASRDLPGGQAGGGGDAAPDSVTSTLQLVFSCQPHNTLDEAAACGGAPEQAEHAAPWRTPRAARGGQDGAAEDVTSAGEQRENEDRKGRGGAEEQDVEGGEKGWEGNGTVGEEKGEKTDELDEKEQYQEEQEEEQGIIECEKDGKRELEGEQEQEQEGDEEVIVVIKEKDTEQQEEEEEEEAKEEEKEEEEEEEEEEESEAAPDDLSNETERLRYAVSRQVNGARGRDITPADEAEERDEEEEEDEKGEMEKEMKGEERQEDEREIEEEEKEEEEEEETDGATEIAIANTVDGINGARGKEVDAGDAAGDSDCLGIAGEAEDEEPLTGVKEEEEEEEEEEEENKQEEENEKDEVMKEEEEEEEEEDQKNRNEENEGQMEEDKEEELKEEEEEEKEEENKTEEMIGEEKEQREDSSEEENEEKEKKEEDNEEETNQEEEEEEEEEEECTEAELSLNNNNNKRHEGGESEVKCVMLVDFENEIDATLDASDTAGDADEGMTLSLVGGEHLATYSVSEDVADNPGVPLITISSYVSCSEPLEASSCPPSLPVAAEGESWWSAGAGAGEGQGAEGLGALPGQRTEESATENLYELITGDRLSYYGAPGESGSGKALTPEPECREGKEEGGKEEEEEECHPVTPQPPPSPPQGHSGRGGTVAGEGVGCLRPESCAEREDLQNHKQEAAGLLLRGAVEGGSEDELCASQFDVNKEDEDAAPQEDACLHLDHSCLSVGGDGVLLPSCDAPDASPIVLNCEAGEAAVAGHKTFTDAEESRRGSVDALELADDLVPREQVPPTGQVDPPVESSDPPRQGSDGESGAAQPDVASPGDQPRGESSSETVDSGEDGHSEGPEATVSGTSLSGFEVEAPCVAELVGDSSEIEVLAQPEDVKTYPAEDTAAGDTNFALEIDVNLESGLDEEKATREDSEAEKEDILEEEEKERQIHKEREVEKQSDEEVTKEETKEKEKEEEEEKEVKLIEEEEEELGNEKEEEESSSHESEEEKELIQDESERKTNPVQEACEEEEEEEEDEEESEEDKKEAQEATVEEESLESRSRGEVVGSLPERLHDTEEGKELEAPGDLMVPESLQVPEVESDAEDHSEGEKLNPDQEECDESEAIVIREAGKSDEGKESEEEKLETDKGEKGSECVKGGEKEQSEEIVERRECVAGEDKEDQSGGDLRVEIPKERSDTGESDDDECGGDDEVTDEVRDSDKVTERDECVETEDGNATDTEATQRETSSEDGGADGVEADAKRDRTNSEEKEEEAEENVLVEASQGADIEALKLTKESEEEYVDEEEEEEEEIKEASQGADIEALKQTKESEEECVDEGEKEGKEKEEEAEEELIKEAIHGEDIEALNPSKESEEEECTEEEEEAAEDEIEVPLVESQEDGGEPAFTRESTACVGGVGAIQARDHAASQDQSVGASDGSNIADGGATTLTGSPGRDVTSDEENETRIDSEREDEDPGAGDGGRGDGGQVVGGGEVTDEEEEEDEDSVGSSQAVTVPAENARRDKVVAHVRFAVWEEREEEEEEGESHVTQGTEGPGSAMPAGLTMAADDIIAMDAIKKAFDDRMESEEEAVVVERRRSGKGVHGSASNRDSGTSYLTMYETEEEEQRGAKKGREQEKEDSDDDTLVGHSSRSSSSEHSSRSSSSSDGFCKTHKREDSGVFVRSSHRTRRAKSEAPAEAPCERALHDAQPDATPAPPGATPAEPEARRGDVVDARLERVRDHDDNLSLQSEADEGHEDDGEGGGRRFKRRRSQQFRVARRYSGQKMMQRIRQVVHLGKKSHEAEPCTEVHPTKLRDLARKERYRWRPFVLSLSLSLSLSLTLKRNACLCIG; from the coding sequence ATGGAGAGTGACTATGACCCGTTCTTGAGGACTCTGCCTCGGGGCTCTGACCCCGAGGGCCTGGTGACCTGGTGCACCGACGCTGACCACGGCAGGTGCAAGGCCTACCTAGCCAAGGTGATCAGCGTGGACGAGAATGACAGCGAGGCCAgcgacgaggagaaagaagcagagtCCCGCCTGCAGTCCGCGCCGCCGCTGTACATCACAGAAAACGTGGTGCACGGCGCGCGGCCCTTCGAGGCGCAGACTTTTGTATCCTTCGCCAGGCCGACCCACGAGGCGTGCCTGGGCGGGGCCGTGGCGGGGGACAAGGTGTTCGAAGGCTTCGCCGACGACGGGACGACCTACTACTTCGATGACGCCGTCATCACGGAGAGCTGCTTCGACTGTGAGGCGGAGGGCGAGGCCAACAGCGACCTGCCGGCCACCGAGGCTTACGAGTCTCCCATCCTGTGGGTGCCCGCGGCGGAGGGTCCGTGCGACCCTGCCGCGGGAGACGCGCGGGGCGGAGACGACCTAAGAGGAGAGGTGTGCTGCGGGGGCGGCCCCGCCCCCCTGACGGCGGCGCTGGACACCATAGATGGAGCAATTATCTCGGAGATTTTTCCTTCAGGGAAAAATCCTGACGAAGATATACACGCCGAAGTGAAAGTGGAGACCCTCATCTCCTTCAGTGAACCTGATCGTGGCCCCGACGTGCCGCCCCCGGCCTGGGGGGGCGGAGCAGCCTCCCGTGACCTGCCGGGCGGCCAGGCGGGAGGCGGCGGCGACGCGGCTCCTGACTCCGTGACCAGCACCCTCCAGCTGGTCTTTTCGTGCCAGCCACACAACACACTGGACGAGGCTGCGGCCTGCGGCGGTGCTCCCGAACAAGCGGAGCACGCCGCGCCCTGGCGAACCCCGAGGGCGGCGCGGGGGGGCCAGGACGGCGCCGCGGAGGATGTGACGTCAGCGGGGGagcaaagagagaatgaggacagGAAAGGCAGAGGCGGGGCGGAGGAGCAAGACGTGGAAGgcggagagaagggatgggagggaaatgggacggtaggcgaagagaagggagaaaaaactgACGAGCTTGATGAAAAAGAACAATaccaggaagaacaggaagaagaacaagggatTATAGAGTGTGAGAAAGATGGAAAACGAGAGttggaaggagaacaagaacaagaacaagagggggatgaggaggttATTGTGGTCATAAAGGAAAAAGACACagaacagcaagaggaggaggaagaagaagaagcaaaggaagaagagaaggaggaggaggaggaggaggaggaggaggaggagagcgaggcgGCACCTGACGACCTAAGTAATGAGACAGAACGGCTGAGATACGCGGTCAGTCGGCAGGTTAATGGCGCGAGAGGCCGCGATATTACCCCGGCAGATGAGGCGgaagagagggacgaggaggaggaagaggacgagaagggagagatggagaaagagatgaagggggaggaaagacaggaagatgagagggagatagaagaggaagagaaggaggaggaggaggaggaggagacggatggGGCGACTGAAATAGCGATCGCCAATACAGTGGATGGAATTAATGGGGCGCGAGGGAAGGAAGTCGATGCAGGAGACGCCGCCGGTGACTCTGACTGTTTAGGAATTGCCGGGGAAGCGGAAGACGAGGAGCCTCTGacgggggtgaaggaggaggaggaggaggaggaggaggaggaggaggagaacaagcaggaagaagagaatgagaaagacgaagtgatgaaagaagaggaggaggaggaggaggaggaggaccaaaaaaacagaaacgaagaaaatgaaggccaaatggaagaggataaagaggaagaactcaaagaagaagaagaagaggagaaagaggaagaaaacaagacagaagaaatgataggagaagagaaggagcagcgAGAAGACAGtagcgaagaagaaaacgaagaaaaagagaaaaaagaggaggataatgaggaagaaaccaaccaagaggaagaagaagaggaggaggaggaggaggagtgtactGAAGCAGAACTCtcccttaacaacaacaacaacaaaagacatgaaggaggagaatCTGAGGTGAAGTGCGTCATGTTAGTGGACTTCGAGAACGAGATCGACGCAACTTTGGACGCTTCAGATACCGCCGGAGACGCCGACGAAGGCATGACCCTGTCCCTCGTCGGCGGAGAACACTTGGCCACGTACAGTGTTTCTGAAGACGTGGCGGACAACCCTGGCGTCCCCCTTATCACCATATCATCCTACGTATCCTGCTCCGAGCCTCTAGAAGCCTCCTCGTGCCCGCCAAGCCTTCCCGTGGCGGCCGAGGGGGAGTCTTGGTGGAGTGCCGGGGCCGGGGCGGGCGAGGGTCAAGGGGCAGAAGGGCTCGGTGCCTTGCCTGGCCAACGGACGGAAGAGAGCGCCACAGAAAACCTCTATGAGTTAATAACCGGGGACCGTTTGAGTTATTATGGAGCGCCGGGGGAGTCTGGCAGTGGGAAAGCCCTCACGCCCGAGCCTGAGTgccgggaggggaaggaggagggggggaaggaagaagaggaggaggagtgtcacCCTGTCACACCCCAGCCGCCGccgtcgccacctcaaggacacaGCGGCCGAGGCGGGACAGTCGCCggtgaaggtgttggttgttTGCGCCCCGAGTCCTGCGCTGAGAGGGAAGACTTACAGAACCATAAACAGGAAGCCGCCGGCCTCCTCCTGCGCGGCGcggtggagggaggaagtgaggatgaGCTCTGTGCCTCGCAATTTGACGTAAACAAGGAAGATGAAGACGCCGCGCCGCAGGAAGACGCGTGTTTACACCTGGACCACTCTTGCCTGTCTGTCGGCGGTGATGGAGTGTTATTGCCGTCCTGCGATGCGCCCGACGCTTCGCCCATTGTCTTAAACTGCGAGGCGGGGGAAGCGGCGGTCGCGGGGCACAAGACTTTCACCGACGCTGAGGAATCGAGACGGGGATCTGTGGACGCCCTGGAATTAGCAGACGACCTTGTGCCGCGCGAGCAGGTTCCTCCCACAGGTCAAGTTGATCCTCCCGTCGAGAGTAGTGACCCCCCGAGGCAGGGCAGTGACGGGGAGAGCGGCGCTGCTCAGCCGGACGTAGCAAGCCCGGGCGACCAACCACGGGGCGAGAGCAGCAGTGAGACTGTAGATAGTGGCGAGGACGGGCACAGTGAGGGACCGGAGGCGACGGTTTCTGGCACCTCATTATCAGGGTTTGAAGTGGAGGCTCCGTGTGTTGCTGAGCTTGTGGGCGATTCTTCAGAGATCGAAGTCTTGGCCCAACCCGAAGACGTAAAGACCTACCCTGCCGAGGACACTGCTGCAGGGGACACGAACTTTGCTCTCGAGATTGACGTGAACCTTGAAagtggacttgacgaggagaagGCGACCCGCGAGGACAGTGAGGCAGAAAAAGAAGACATactcgaagaggaggagaaggaaaggcaaatccataaagagagggaagtggaaaaaCAGAGTGATGAAGAGGTAACCAAAGAGGAAaccaaagagaaggagaaggaggaggaggaggagaaggaggtgaagttaatagaggaggaggaggaggagctcgggaacgaaaaggaggaggaggagtcatcaTCCCAcgagagtgaagaagaaaaggagttaaTTCAAGACGAGAGTGAAAGGAAGACGAACCCGGTACAGGAGGcttgtgaggaggaagaagaggaggaggaggacgaggaggagagcgaggaagataagaaggaagcaCAGGAAGCAACAGTAGAAGAAGAGTCACTTGAGTCGCGGAGTCGTGGTGAAGTCGTTGGGAGTCTTCCTGAACGACTCCACGACACCGAAGAAGGGAAAGAGCTTGAGGCACCAGGTGATTTGATGGTTCCTGAGAGCCTCCAAGTGCCTGAGGTCGAAAGTGACGCCGAAGATCACAGTGAAGGTGAAAAACTGAACCCTGACCAAGAGGAATGTGATGAAAGTGAAGCGATAGTGATCAGGGAGGCAGGAAAGagtgatgaggggaaggagagtgaggaggaaaaactagaaactgataaaggagagaaggggagcgaGTGTGTtaagggtggagagaaagagcaAAGTGAGGAGATCGTAGAAAGAAGAGAGTGCGTGGCGGGGGAAGACAAAGAGGATCAGAGCGGCGGTGACCTGAGGGTTGAAATACCTAAAGAGCGCAGTGATACAGGTGAAAGCGATGATGATGAATGTGGCGGTGACGACGAGGTGACTGATGAGGTGCGTGACAGTGACAAAGTGACGGAACGAGACGAGTGCGTGGAGACGGAGGACGGAAACGCAACTGACACGGAAGCAACCCAAAGAGAGACTTCGAGTGAGGACGGCGGCGCTGACGGAGTAGAAGCGGATGCGAAGCGTGACAGAACAAacagcgaagagaaggaagaagaggcggaagagaATGTATTAGTGGAGGCATCCCAGGGAGCAGACATTGAGGCACTTAAGCTAACgaaggaaagcgaggaggaatacgtagacgaagaagaagaagaggaagaagaaataaaggaggcgTCCCAGGGAGCAGACATCGAGGCACTTAAGCAAACgaaggaaagcgaggaggagtgcgtagacgaaggagagaaagaaggaaaagaaaaagaagaagaagcagaagaagaactgATAAAGGAGGCAATCCACGGAGAAGACATTGAGGCACTTAACCCAAGCaaggaaagcgaggaagaggagtgtacagaagaagaagaagaagcagcggaaGACGAGATCGAGGTGCCGCTGGTGGAATCccaagaagacggaggagagcCAGCGTTTACCAGGGAAAGTACAGCGTGCGTTGGTGGCGTTGGCGCAATACAAGCACGAGATCACGCCGCCAGTCAGGATCAGAGTGTTGGCGCATCGGACGGATCAAACATTGCGGACGGTGGCGCAACAACACTCACTGGCTCTCCGGGGCGGGACGTGACGAGCGACGAAGAAAACGAGACGCGGATTGACAGTGAAAGGGAAGACGAAGACCCCGGCGctggggacggagggaggggtgatgggggtcAGGTAGTGGGCGGCGGTGAGGTgacggacgaagaggaagaggaggacgaagacagtGTTGGCAGCAGTCAGGCGGTCACTGTGCCTGCGGAGAACGCAAGGCGGGACAAGGTTGTGGCGCACGTGAGGTTTGCGGTTTGGGAggagcgtgaggaggaggaggaggagggagagagtcacGTAACTCAAGGCACCGAGGGGCCGGGGAGCGCCATGCCTGCGGGACTCACCATGGCGGCGGATGACATAATAGCGATGGATGCcatcaagaaggcgtttgatgaCAGAatggagagcgaggaggaggcggtggtggtggagcggcGCCGGTCCGGGAAGGGCGTGCACGGGTCCGCCAGCAACAGGGACTCGGGCACGAGCTACCTGACCATGtacgagacggaggaggaggagcagcggggCGCCAAGAAGGGcagagagcaggagaaggaggacagtGACGACGACACGCTGGTGGGccacagcagcaggagcagcagcagcgagcacagcagcaggagcagcagcagcagtgacggCTTCTGCAAGACCCACAAGCGAGAGGACAGCGGCGTGTTCGTCCGCTCCAGCCACCGCACGCGTCGCGCCAAGTCCGAGGCGCCCGCCGAGGCGCCCTGCGAGCGGGCACTGCACGACGCCCAGCCCGACGCCACGCCCGCCCCGCCCGGCGCCACCCCCGCCGAGCCCGAGGCGCGGCGCGGGGACGTGGTGGACGCCAGGCTGGAGCGGGTGCGGGACCACGACGACAACCTCAGCCTGCAGAGCGAGGCCGACGAAGGCCACGAGGACGACGGCGAGGGCGGCGGCCGCAGGTTCAAGCGGCGCCGCAGCCAACAGTTCCGCGTGGCGCGGCGGTACAGCGGCCAGAAGATGATGCAGCGCATCCGCCAGGTGGTGCACCTGGGCAAGAAGAGCCACGAGGCCGAGCCGTGCACCGAGGTGCACCCCACCAAGCTGCGGGACCTCGCCAGGAAAGAAAGGTACAGGTGGCgcccttttgttctctctctctctctctctctctctctctctctcacactaaaaAGGAATGCATGTCTTTGTATTGGTTAG